The Lysinibacillus pakistanensis genome includes a window with the following:
- a CDS encoding LytTR family DNA-binding domain-containing protein, with protein MNNEFFSSSKDISQQFISILKDWIPAYSSIAIAVENSYIYFHSGHQNINLEVGQQVQPGSIAEQVIRTRKRTDAILDSSLFETPYYGIGYPIHILDVPAALVVVLPSAFTEKKLEPFQFLTGKHEEEWNPVAIDKISHIESLQKKTWFYVDGDQFKTSITLKELQMRLPSFFIRIHRSYIVNIHFIKKMARDLTSNFIITLKDGSELPVSQSYLNNLRNALEF; from the coding sequence ATGAATAATGAGTTTTTTTCTTCATCAAAAGATATTTCACAACAGTTTATTTCAATACTAAAGGACTGGATCCCAGCCTATTCTTCCATTGCAATTGCTGTCGAAAACTCCTATATCTATTTTCATTCTGGACACCAAAACATCAACTTGGAAGTAGGTCAACAAGTCCAACCTGGTAGCATTGCAGAGCAGGTGATACGTACAAGAAAACGGACAGATGCAATATTAGATAGTTCCCTATTTGAAACACCCTATTATGGTATAGGCTATCCAATACACATTTTAGATGTACCCGCAGCACTTGTTGTAGTATTGCCTTCAGCCTTTACAGAAAAGAAATTAGAGCCATTTCAATTCTTAACAGGGAAGCATGAGGAGGAATGGAATCCTGTGGCTATTGATAAGATATCTCATATTGAAAGTCTACAGAAGAAAACGTGGTTTTATGTGGACGGAGATCAATTCAAAACTAGTATCACATTAAAGGAGCTACAGATGCGTCTACCCTCATTCTTTATTCGAATTCATAGATCCTATATTGTGAATATTCATTTCATAAAAAAAATGGCGCGTGATCTTACTTCCAATTTTATAATTACCCTAAAGGATGGAAGCGAACTGCCCGTTAGTCAATCTTATTTAAATAATCTTCGAAATGCTCTAGAGTTCTAA
- the aceA gene encoding isocitrate lyase, which yields MSTRQEKIQALEKEWAENPRWAGIERSYSAEEVVKLQGSVVLEQTLATKGAARLWKSLHQEPFINALGALTGNQAVQQVKAGLQAIYLSGWQVAADANLSGQMYPDQSLYPANSVPAVVKRINQALQRADQIDHAEGRVDQFDWFAPIVADAEAGFGGPLNVFELVKGMIEAGAAGVHLEDQLASEKKCGHLGGKVLLPTQNAVRNLVAARLATDVMGVDTVLIARTDADAADMVTSDIDPRDAEFITGERTPEGFFRTKPGIKQAIARGLAYAPYADLIWCETSKPSLDEAREFAAAIHAEFPGKMLAYNCSPSFNWKANLSEEEIAEYQRELGKLGYKFQFVTLAGFHALNHSMFELAHDYKDNGMAAYSKLQQAEFASESKGYTATRHQREVGTGYFDEVSQVISGGTSSTTAMAGSTETEQFV from the coding sequence ATGTCAACACGTCAAGAAAAAATTCAAGCACTAGAAAAAGAATGGGCGGAGAACCCACGTTGGGCAGGCATTGAGCGCTCTTATTCAGCTGAAGAGGTTGTAAAGTTACAGGGGTCTGTTGTGCTTGAACAAACTTTAGCAACTAAAGGTGCTGCACGACTTTGGAAGTCTCTACATCAGGAACCATTTATTAATGCATTAGGTGCATTAACTGGTAATCAAGCTGTACAACAAGTAAAGGCAGGATTACAAGCAATTTACTTATCAGGCTGGCAAGTAGCCGCTGATGCAAACCTTTCTGGTCAAATGTACCCTGACCAATCTTTATATCCAGCGAACTCTGTACCAGCAGTAGTAAAGCGTATTAACCAAGCTTTACAACGAGCTGATCAAATCGATCATGCTGAAGGACGTGTAGATCAATTTGATTGGTTTGCTCCAATCGTAGCTGATGCTGAGGCTGGCTTCGGTGGTCCTCTAAATGTATTTGAACTTGTAAAAGGAATGATTGAGGCAGGAGCTGCTGGTGTTCATTTAGAGGATCAATTAGCTTCTGAGAAAAAATGTGGTCACTTAGGTGGTAAAGTTTTACTTCCAACACAAAATGCTGTTCGTAACTTAGTAGCTGCTCGTCTTGCAACAGATGTAATGGGTGTAGATACAGTTTTAATCGCACGTACAGATGCAGATGCAGCAGATATGGTAACATCTGATATTGATCCACGCGATGCTGAATTTATTACAGGTGAACGTACACCAGAAGGCTTCTTCCGTACAAAACCAGGTATTAAACAAGCAATTGCACGTGGTTTAGCTTACGCACCATATGCAGATTTAATTTGGTGTGAAACATCTAAGCCATCTCTTGACGAAGCTCGTGAATTTGCAGCAGCAATTCATGCTGAATTCCCAGGTAAAATGCTTGCGTATAACTGCTCACCTTCATTCAACTGGAAGGCTAACCTTTCAGAAGAAGAAATCGCTGAGTATCAACGTGAACTTGGTAAACTGGGTTATAAATTCCAATTCGTTACATTAGCAGGTTTCCATGCATTAAACCACTCTATGTTTGAGCTTGCGCATGATTATAAAGATAATGGTATGGCTGCTTACTCTAAGCTACAACAAGCTGAATTCGCTTCTGAATCAAAAGGTTATACAGCTACACGCCATCAACGCGAGGTTGGTACTGGTTACTTTGATGAAGTTTCTCAAGTTATTTCTGGTGGTACTTCTTCAACAACAGCAATGGCTGGCTCTACAGAAACAGAACAATTTGTTTAA
- the aceB gene encoding malate synthase A, translated as MEQATTGKLKIVGEQNEQTKEILTPEALEFVLALHEKFDARRKELLTARQERQKRLDAGEKLDFLPETKHIREGDWSIAPLPADLQDRRVEITGPVDRKMVINALNSGAKMFMACFEDASSPTWENMIGGQINMRDAINKTIEFTQASNGKTYKLNEQTAVLLVRPRGLHLLEKHVLVDGEPISGSFFDFGLYLFHNAKNALSQGTGPYFYLPKLESHLEARLWNDVFVFAQDYIGIPQGTIKATVLIETILAAFEMDEILYELREHSAGLNCGRWDYIFSYIKRLRNQPDVILPDRGQVTMTVPFMKAYTSLCIQTCHKRNAPAMGGMAAQIPVKGDDEANAIAFAKVAEDKRREATDGHDGTWVAHPGMVATAMEQFDAIMTTPNQIHKKREDVNVIAEDLVAVPEGTITLDGLRINCSVGVQYIASWLRGNGAAPINNLMEDAATAEISRTQVWQWIRHPKGILDDGRGITLAFVLEILEEELVKIKEAVGEQAYNSGRYDEAAELFKSLIEQDEFAEFLTLPGYGKLA; from the coding sequence ATGGAACAAGCAACAACAGGTAAGCTTAAAATTGTTGGGGAACAAAATGAGCAAACAAAAGAAATCTTAACACCAGAAGCCCTTGAGTTTGTTCTTGCCCTGCACGAAAAATTTGATGCTCGACGTAAAGAACTGCTAACAGCACGTCAAGAACGTCAAAAGCGACTTGATGCAGGTGAGAAGCTTGATTTCTTACCAGAAACAAAGCATATTCGTGAGGGAGATTGGTCAATTGCACCACTTCCAGCCGATTTGCAAGATCGCCGTGTTGAAATTACAGGACCGGTGGATCGTAAAATGGTTATTAATGCATTAAACTCTGGTGCAAAAATGTTTATGGCTTGCTTTGAGGATGCATCATCCCCGACATGGGAAAACATGATTGGCGGCCAAATTAATATGCGTGATGCTATTAATAAAACAATTGAATTTACTCAAGCATCCAATGGAAAGACGTATAAATTAAACGAGCAAACGGCAGTGTTATTAGTTCGTCCACGTGGTCTTCATTTACTTGAAAAGCATGTCCTTGTGGATGGAGAACCAATTTCAGGTAGTTTCTTTGACTTCGGCTTGTATTTATTCCACAATGCAAAAAATGCATTGTCACAGGGTACGGGTCCGTACTTCTATTTACCAAAGCTTGAAAGCCATTTAGAGGCACGACTATGGAATGATGTCTTTGTGTTTGCCCAAGATTATATTGGCATTCCACAAGGTACAATTAAGGCTACAGTTTTAATTGAAACAATTTTAGCTGCATTTGAAATGGATGAAATTTTATATGAACTACGTGAGCATTCAGCTGGATTAAATTGTGGTCGTTGGGATTATATTTTCAGCTATATCAAGCGTCTACGAAACCAGCCTGATGTCATTTTACCTGACCGTGGGCAAGTTACAATGACAGTACCATTTATGAAGGCGTATACATCATTATGTATCCAAACATGTCATAAACGTAATGCACCTGCGATGGGTGGAATGGCAGCCCAAATTCCAGTTAAAGGTGATGATGAGGCGAACGCTATAGCATTTGCAAAGGTTGCTGAGGATAAGCGTCGTGAAGCAACAGATGGCCATGACGGTACTTGGGTTGCACACCCAGGCATGGTTGCTACGGCGATGGAGCAGTTTGATGCGATTATGACAACGCCAAACCAAATCCATAAAAAACGTGAGGATGTAAATGTTATAGCTGAAGATTTAGTAGCTGTCCCAGAAGGTACAATTACTCTTGATGGACTTCGTATAAACTGTAGTGTAGGTGTTCAATATATTGCCTCATGGTTACGAGGAAACGGAGCTGCACCTATTAATAACTTGATGGAAGATGCTGCAACTGCGGAAATCTCTCGTACACAAGTATGGCAATGGATTCGACATCCTAAAGGTATTTTAGATGATGGTCGTGGCATTACATTGGCATTCGTATTAGAAATCTTGGAAGAAGAGCTTGTGAAAATTAAAGAAGCTGTTGGGGAACAAGCCTATAACAGTGGTCGCTATGATGAAGCTGCCGAGCTGTTTAAATCTTTAATTGAGCAGGATGAATTTGCCGAATTCTTGACACTTCCAGGTTATGGAAAATTAGCGTAA
- a CDS encoding O-methyltransferase, translating to MTNSTVWNHVDEYFLEKLIPVDRKLEAVLQANKVAGIPEIDVSPTQGMLLYLLAKIKGAKNILEIGTLGGYSSLWLARSLPKEGKVYTLEINPEYASLAKQNIKDSGYENKVEIIVGNALDTLPTLKNAAPAFDFIFIDADKPNNPDYLKWAIQLANPGAVIVADNVVRNGEVIDENSEDERVQGVRQFMDLLKEETQIESTAIQTVGTKGYDGFVLAIVK from the coding sequence ATGACCAATTCAACTGTTTGGAATCATGTAGATGAGTATTTTTTGGAAAAGTTAATACCGGTGGATAGAAAACTAGAAGCTGTATTACAGGCAAATAAAGTAGCAGGTATTCCCGAAATCGATGTCTCACCAACTCAAGGCATGCTGTTATATTTATTGGCCAAGATCAAAGGTGCAAAGAATATTTTAGAAATCGGAACTCTTGGTGGATACAGTAGTTTATGGTTAGCACGCTCTCTTCCAAAAGAAGGAAAAGTCTACACTCTTGAAATTAATCCAGAGTATGCCTCCCTAGCAAAGCAAAATATTAAAGATTCTGGTTATGAAAATAAAGTGGAAATAATTGTAGGTAATGCATTAGATACATTACCTACTCTGAAAAATGCAGCTCCAGCTTTCGATTTCATTTTTATCGATGCAGACAAGCCTAATAATCCAGACTATTTAAAGTGGGCTATACAATTAGCTAACCCAGGAGCTGTAATTGTCGCTGATAATGTAGTGCGCAATGGCGAAGTAATAGATGAAAATAGTGAAGATGAACGGGTACAAGGTGTGCGACAATTTATGGATTTATTAAAAGAAGAAACACAAATTGAGTCAACAGCTATACAAACGGTTGGTACTAAGGGGTACGATGGCTTTGTGCTAGCGATCGTTAAATAA
- a CDS encoding LysR family transcriptional regulator, whose amino-acid sequence MNIHALKLFYQVATTGSFTKAAELLCISQPAISSQIKKFEHEIGVQLFKQQGRGVILTDFGEALAEKARNLVALEEHIESFIEDYLFAKAGTIHIVATYLPANFLIPKWAATFKGAHEDVNLVITTTNTKDAFEQLIHYKADIAIYGGGISERPEEIAWEELFEDELWFVVSPAHRYANQSIALADMMKEPFIMREEGSSMREHLFSLCQTYQVKPPKIALQFNGINETIRSVMAGYGANFISSLAVREYVDSGQLARVYVKDIHIKHKIAICTRKNGRQSILVQKFIETVKSSL is encoded by the coding sequence ATGAATATTCATGCATTGAAGTTATTTTATCAAGTTGCTACAACTGGTAGCTTCACAAAGGCAGCAGAGTTACTCTGTATTAGTCAACCAGCCATCTCAAGTCAAATTAAAAAATTTGAGCATGAAATTGGTGTTCAATTATTCAAACAGCAAGGAAGAGGTGTAATATTAACTGATTTTGGAGAAGCCTTAGCAGAAAAAGCGAGAAACCTTGTTGCACTTGAAGAGCACATTGAATCATTTATTGAGGATTATCTATTTGCAAAAGCTGGTACGATACATATTGTTGCAACTTACTTACCAGCCAACTTTCTAATTCCAAAATGGGCAGCTACCTTTAAAGGAGCACATGAAGATGTGAACTTAGTCATTACAACAACTAATACGAAAGATGCCTTTGAACAGCTAATTCACTATAAAGCTGATATTGCCATTTATGGTGGAGGGATTTCAGAAAGGCCGGAGGAAATAGCTTGGGAGGAGCTTTTTGAAGATGAATTATGGTTTGTTGTTTCACCTGCCCATCGCTATGCAAATCAAAGCATTGCACTTGCTGATATGATGAAGGAACCCTTTATAATGCGGGAGGAGGGTAGCTCTATGAGGGAGCATCTTTTTTCTTTATGTCAAACCTATCAAGTGAAACCGCCAAAAATAGCTCTTCAATTCAATGGCATTAATGAAACCATTCGTTCCGTTATGGCGGGCTATGGTGCAAATTTTATTTCATCATTAGCAGTTCGCGAGTATGTGGATAGCGGTCAATTGGCAAGAGTCTATGTAAAGGATATTCATATTAAACATAAAATTGCTATATGTACGAGAAAGAATGGAAGGCAAAGTATACTTGTACAAAAATTTATAGAAACGGTTAAGAGCTCTCTATAA
- a CDS encoding GntR family transcriptional regulator produces the protein MYIQIEPQSDVPIYEQVTRQIIEGIARGEMKPGDTLPSVRNLAADLGVNMHTVNKSYHELEEKGIITIRAKSGAIIRSAEERALTPKQLQQIEKNLKPVVAEGMVLGATAEQIEHMMKKVFADLQISVEGV, from the coding sequence ATGTATATTCAAATTGAGCCTCAATCTGACGTTCCTATTTATGAACAGGTAACACGTCAAATTATTGAAGGGATTGCAAGAGGAGAAATGAAGCCTGGTGACACCTTGCCATCCGTGCGTAATTTAGCGGCTGATTTAGGTGTTAATATGCATACAGTCAATAAAAGCTATCATGAGCTAGAAGAGAAGGGAATTATCACAATAAGAGCCAAATCAGGAGCTATTATTCGTTCAGCTGAAGAGCGAGCCTTAACACCTAAACAATTACAGCAGATTGAAAAAAATTTAAAGCCTGTTGTGGCAGAAGGAATGGTGCTTGGTGCAACAGCAGAGCAGATTGAGCACATGATGAAAAAGGTATTCGCTGATTTGCAAATATCAGTAGAAGGGGTATAG
- a CDS encoding DUF1648 domain-containing protein: MLLGVFITIYIINLALQVFIPYIVRETIIFGVTVPEQNVKHPTLRNMKKHYAQIVGIFGIVFLIVMIVGFSFVQSTFIQGNLLLGCFFAMLAVSMALYWMNHHKVLKLKNQEQWGLHIKQVRSVDLTARSRDEMLPWPFYVAPLGVTIFLIIFTLLHYEQIPDKIAVHWGPRGEADSWRNKSYFTALSLPLIMLMMQCMMWGVVDSIKRSAIKLAVNRKEESLEDQLKSRKYMSWSIMLISYTLTILFTVLQLSNIYPSIAEGNKLLPLFIFYLVIILGSLLAYAWKKRQLRVKFEENSDSKVMDLDDDRFWKGGLIYMNKQDPSVFVEKRFGIGWTMNLANPRGYIVIGLPLLIMLLICIFAL, from the coding sequence ATGCTACTTGGTGTTTTTATCACAATCTACATCATAAATTTAGCTTTACAAGTTTTTATTCCCTATATCGTACGAGAAACAATTATCTTTGGTGTTACTGTGCCTGAGCAGAATGTAAAACATCCTACATTAAGGAATATGAAAAAGCATTATGCACAAATAGTAGGAATATTCGGGATTGTGTTTTTAATAGTTATGATTGTAGGCTTTTCTTTTGTACAATCTACCTTCATTCAAGGGAATTTACTACTGGGGTGCTTTTTTGCTATGCTTGCGGTGAGTATGGCACTATATTGGATGAACCATCATAAAGTTTTAAAACTTAAAAATCAAGAGCAATGGGGCTTGCATATCAAGCAAGTACGCTCTGTTGATTTAACAGCACGTAGCAGAGATGAAATGCTGCCATGGCCATTTTATGTAGCACCTTTAGGAGTAACAATCTTTTTAATCATCTTTACTTTGCTACATTACGAACAAATACCAGATAAAATAGCTGTTCATTGGGGGCCAAGAGGTGAGGCAGATTCTTGGAGAAATAAATCGTATTTTACAGCCTTATCTTTACCATTGATTATGCTAATGATGCAATGTATGATGTGGGGAGTTGTTGATTCTATAAAGCGTTCAGCGATTAAATTAGCTGTTAATCGTAAGGAGGAATCGTTGGAGGATCAACTGAAAAGTCGAAAATATATGAGTTGGAGTATTATGCTAATAAGCTATACGCTAACAATTCTATTTACGGTGCTACAGCTTAGCAATATTTATCCTTCAATAGCTGAAGGCAATAAACTTTTACCGTTATTTATTTTTTATTTAGTAATTATTCTAGGCTCTCTACTTGCTTATGCATGGAAAAAACGTCAGTTGCGTGTGAAGTTTGAAGAAAATTCCGATTCTAAAGTAATGGATTTGGATGATGACCGCTTTTGGAAAGGCGGATTAATCTATATGAATAAGCAGGACCCTTCTGTTTTTGTAGAAAAACGCTTTGGCATAGGCTGGACGATGAATCTTGCAAATCCAAGAGGCTATATTGTCATTGGATTACCACTTCTTATTATGCTGTTAATTTGTATCTTTGCACTCTAA
- a CDS encoding response regulator transcription factor: MKILVVDDDVHILQLVNIYLTKEGYQVLQAENGQQALQLLKGSLPDLAIVDVMMPGMDGFTLTEILSQDYDIPVLLLTAKGELEDKERGFLAGSDDYVVKPFEPRELLFRIAAILRRLDKKNQITIQVGRLIIDRRSFEVVIGEDTLVLPLKEFELLALLASRPNQVFTRSFIMAQVWGYDYDGDEQTLNTHMKRIRERLHHYITDVEITTVRGVGYKLEVIT, translated from the coding sequence ATGAAAATTCTTGTTGTGGATGACGATGTGCACATCTTACAGCTTGTGAATATATATCTTACAAAAGAGGGCTATCAGGTTTTACAGGCGGAAAATGGACAGCAGGCACTACAATTACTTAAGGGGAGCTTACCTGATTTAGCAATTGTAGATGTGATGATGCCTGGAATGGATGGTTTTACACTTACGGAGATTTTGAGTCAAGATTACGATATTCCTGTTTTGCTGTTAACTGCAAAAGGAGAGCTTGAAGATAAGGAACGAGGATTTTTAGCAGGCTCAGATGACTATGTTGTGAAACCTTTTGAACCAAGGGAATTGTTATTTCGTATAGCGGCTATATTACGTAGATTAGATAAAAAAAATCAAATTACTATCCAAGTAGGTAGGCTAATCATTGACCGTCGAAGCTTTGAGGTTGTCATTGGAGAAGATACATTAGTTTTGCCATTAAAGGAATTTGAGCTACTTGCTTTACTCGCCTCACGTCCAAATCAGGTATTTACACGTAGTTTCATTATGGCACAAGTGTGGGGCTATGATTATGATGGTGATGAGCAAACGTTAAATACGCATATGAAGCGCATTCGAGAGAGATTGCACCACTATATAACAGATGTTGAGATTACAACAGTGCGTGGTGTTGGTTATAAGCTTGAGGTTATTACATGA